The nucleotide window GATTTGGAGGAGCGATCGCTTTCACTTTTTCTAATACTTCTACCCCTCGCCCATCATGATATAAAATAGGCTCATCTAAGGGGTTTCCTTTGTCATCACAGAATAAGACTGTGGCAGATGTTCCATTAATAGCGATCGCTGTTAATTCCTGTCTAATAGTAACCGGAATTTGTTCTAATAAAGAATATAAAGCCGTCTGCCAAATTGTCACCCAAGATTGAAAAGCAGAAGAAGAAAAAGGATAGGTTGCTTGGGCGCGAATCGTTAAATCAGGATCGATAGCGATCGCCCTTGCGCCAGAAGTTCCAAAGTCAATACCGAGATAAAAATTCACGATTAATACGCTAAACGAGGACGAATATTATAATTTCGATAGGTTCGATAATCACTTAAAATTTTGTCATGATCGAAGCATAAATTAGAGGGAATTTCCCATAAATGAAAGACGGCGATCGATTTCGCATCATCTGCGGCTTGGGGTTTACCGGTTGCGGTGGCGATAAAGACGACACTTAAGGTATGTTGACGAGGATCTCGTTGAGGATCAGAATAGACTTGAAATTGCTCGATTAATTCCACATCTAAGCTAGTTTCTTCTTTAGCTTCTCGTAGGGCTGCGGTTTCTACCGCTTCCCCATAATCGACAAATCCGCCCGGAATTGCCCAACCATAGGGGGTATTTTTCCTCTCAATTAAAATAATCGGTCGATGGGGTTGATCGATCAGTTCGATGATAATATCTACTGTGGGAGTAGGATTTCGATAGGTCATGGCAGTTTTATGGGTTTTAAGTATAGGTAGATATATATTAGACTGGTTTTATTGAATCGAAATGAAAATTAAAGCAAACGCCAAGGAGGTTAGGACATTTTTCAAACCTCAAACCCAATGGGAGTAAACTTTTATCCTCCTGCCAGAGAGCAAAGCTGCCTCCTGCTATAAAGCCACAGGAATCGCCAAAACCAGTAAATGGCGGTTTAATTTACCCCATCCCAAAGACCAGCTAACGGTTTTTAAGAGAAAATCCTCTAATTTTCCCTGTCCAACCCGTAAAATATGAGACGTTTGGGCAACCTTGCAAATACCCCCCACTTCCTGAGTTCCATCGATCGCCGCTTTGATGGGGGTTTTTTCCGGCTCTAGTCTCGCTTTAATTTGGGCAGACGTAAGGAAGAGGGACGAATTGGCCCTAATAAGCGGTTGAGCGCCCGTAATTGTTCCGCCGTTCCCATACAGATGAGTAAATCTCCGGGCATTAAAATTGTATCTCCTGTAGGGCCTGCAATTAAATGACCATCCACCCGACGAATCGCTAAAACTAACGCTCCCGACTGTAATCTTAATCTCGCCTCTTTTAAGGGTTGTCCCACACAAGGACACACCTCCGGATCGAGCAAAAACTCTTCCATATAGAACGCCCGATCGGTTCCGGTGAGGATACCATCGACAAAATCCATCACTTGGGGTCTTAACGCCGCCGCCGCTAACCGTTTTCCCCCAGTAATGTAGGGGGATACGACCGCATCCGCCCCCGCCCGTTGTAGCTTTTGTACGGCTTCTTCTGTACTGGCCCGGACGATCGCCCGAATTTTAGGATTAAGAGTTTTAGCGGATAATACAGTGTAGAGATTTTCCGCATCGGAAGGTAAAGCAGAGACTAAACAGATAGCTTTTTCAATTTTGGCAGTAATTAAAGAGGCATCGAGGGTGGCATCTCCCTGAATCACAATATACCCTTTTTGTTTGGCTTGTTCTACCTGTTCGGGTTGAGACTCGATGATAATAAAAGGAATTGCTTCTGCTTCAAATTCTAAGGCCACGTGACGAGCGGTGCGCCCATAACCACAGAGAATATAATGATCGCTTAACTGTTCTATCAAGTGTCTCTCCTGCCTTGTGCGTAACCCTTCTTGAAAATACCCTTGAATAATCGCTTCGGTTACCCGATTGACTATGTATCCAATTGTAATCACTCCTAATAAAATTAAAACAATGGTAAACAGGCGCGATCGTTCTTCTAGGGGTTGAATTTCTCCAAAACCCACTGTAGTTAGGGTAATGGTGGTCATATAAGCG belongs to Gloeothece citriformis PCC 7424 and includes:
- a CDS encoding potassium channel family protein, which codes for MFSFEEKYRRLKQELLAGFVLLAGVFLSGTLWYRFVEEWSWLDAAYMTTITLTTVGFGEIQPLEERSRLFTIVLILLGVITIGYIVNRVTEAIIQGYFQEGLRTRQERHLIEQLSDHYILCGYGRTARHVALEFEAEAIPFIIIESQPEQVEQAKQKGYIVIQGDATLDASLITAKIEKAICLVSALPSDAENLYTVLSAKTLNPKIRAIVRASTEEAVQKLQRAGADAVVSPYITGGKRLAAAALRPQVMDFVDGILTGTDRAFYMEEFLLDPEVCPCVGQPLKEARLRLQSGALVLAIRRVDGHLIAGPTGDTILMPGDLLICMGTAEQLRALNRLLGPIRPSSLRLPKLKRD
- a CDS encoding NUDIX domain-containing protein, yielding MTYRNPTPTVDIIIELIDQPHRPIILIERKNTPYGWAIPGGFVDYGEAVETAALREAKEETSLDVELIEQFQVYSDPQRDPRQHTLSVVFIATATGKPQAADDAKSIAVFHLWEIPSNLCFDHDKILSDYRTYRNYNIRPRLAY